In Candidatus Binataceae bacterium, one DNA window encodes the following:
- a CDS encoding DUF192 domain-containing protein has translation MRVIMGESSRRAKSGDSAVRRAPDRPWPALPGAILALAFLMLGLTAALDAADAPKVVISASDGTRKAAVSVELAVTPGQRQFGLMYRQHLDADAGMLFIFPAPDRLKFWMKHTEIPLDMIFADPAGAVVGIVANATPYSERPVGPDALALYVLEVNGGFCARHGVRAGDGMSFIGFDPHTSQ, from the coding sequence ATGCGGGTCATCATGGGCGAATCGAGCCGGCGAGCGAAGTCGGGCGATTCGGCGGTACGCCGCGCGCCTGACCGGCCGTGGCCGGCTTTGCCCGGCGCGATCCTGGCGCTCGCTTTCCTCATGCTTGGTTTGACGGCCGCCCTGGACGCGGCCGACGCTCCCAAAGTCGTAATCAGCGCGTCCGACGGGACCAGAAAAGCCGCCGTGAGCGTGGAACTGGCGGTGACGCCGGGGCAGCGCCAGTTCGGCCTGATGTATCGTCAGCATCTGGACGCAGACGCCGGCATGCTTTTCATCTTTCCCGCCCCCGATCGGTTGAAATTCTGGATGAAGCACACGGAAATCCCGCTCGACATGATTTTCGCCGACCCGGCGGGCGCCGTAGTCGGTATCGTCGCGAACGCCACGCCGTACTCGGAGCGGCCGGTGGGCCCCGACGCGCTGGCGCTCTACGTGCTCGAGGTCAACGGCGGATTTTGCGCGCGACACGGCGTGCGCGCGGGCGACGGGATGAGTTTCATCGGATTCGATCCACACACCAGCCAGTAG
- a CDS encoding enoyl-CoA hydratase gives MSEQVAKTVAAEPEPLLVRHEPPLGWLILNRPQVRNALNLRTWQLIVKGVAELSDDPDVRVIIMRGATPEAFISGADISEFPSLRANAEQARIYREAPGNATSAIANSPKPVIAMIAGICIGGGLQVALACDIRIGARGTRLGIPAARLGLAYPLDGVMSLVSVCGAANARDILMSARIFDADEAYAMGLLNKLVEPAELEDQVRQYATRLAANAPLTMAAAKAAIREGLKDGADRDLKTIAEMVSRCFDSEDYREGVRAFMEKRQPRFAGR, from the coding sequence ATGAGCGAGCAGGTAGCAAAAACGGTCGCCGCGGAACCCGAGCCGCTCCTGGTGCGCCACGAGCCGCCGCTCGGATGGCTCATCCTCAACCGCCCGCAAGTGCGTAACGCGCTCAACCTGCGCACCTGGCAGCTGATCGTCAAGGGCGTGGCCGAACTGAGCGACGACCCCGACGTGCGCGTGATCATCATGCGCGGCGCCACGCCCGAGGCCTTCATCTCCGGCGCCGACATCTCCGAGTTTCCGAGCCTGCGCGCCAATGCCGAGCAGGCGCGGATCTATCGCGAAGCGCCGGGCAATGCGACCAGCGCGATCGCCAACTCTCCCAAGCCGGTTATCGCGATGATTGCCGGCATCTGCATCGGCGGCGGCCTGCAGGTCGCGCTTGCCTGCGACATCCGTATCGGAGCGCGCGGCACGCGCCTGGGGATTCCGGCGGCGCGCCTGGGATTGGCCTATCCGCTCGACGGCGTGATGTCGCTGGTGAGTGTGTGTGGCGCGGCCAACGCGCGCGACATCCTGATGTCGGCGCGTATCTTCGACGCCGACGAGGCTTACGCCATGGGCCTGCTCAACAAGCTGGTCGAGCCGGCGGAACTGGAGGACCAGGTCCGCCAGTATGCGACACGGTTGGCCGCCAACGCGCCGCTCACGATGGCGGCCGCGAAGGCGGCGATCCGGGAAGGGCTCAAGGATGGCGCTGACCGCGACCTCAAGACGATCGCCGAGATGGTCTCGCGATGCTTCGATAGCGAGGACTATCGCGAAGGCGTGCGGGCGTTCATGGAAAAGCGCCAGCCGCGCTTCGCCGGCCGCTGA
- a CDS encoding LLM class F420-dependent oxidoreductase codes for MIKLGLMFVNSGPFAQPELLAHLAKTAEERGFESIWTVEHVVIPHDYKTPYPYARSGKLPGGEDVAIQDPLLPLAYAAAITSRIRLATGILILPQRHPLYVAKETATLDVLSRGRVILGIGSGWLKEEFDALGLDFHQRGARTDEAIAAMRELWRENTASFHGKHFHFHELKSFPKPVQSGGVPIHVGGHSPAAARRAGRMGDGFFPALGEADKLTPLFEIMREAARNAGRDPAAIELSCAARANLEAIKPLRDIGVSRVVISPPAFDADGLTRELDKIANEVLARL; via the coding sequence ATGATCAAGCTCGGGCTGATGTTCGTCAATTCCGGACCGTTCGCCCAGCCTGAACTGCTGGCGCATCTCGCTAAAACTGCAGAGGAGCGCGGCTTCGAGTCCATCTGGACGGTCGAACACGTGGTTATCCCGCACGACTACAAGACGCCGTACCCCTACGCGCGCAGCGGCAAACTTCCCGGCGGCGAGGACGTCGCGATTCAAGATCCGCTGCTCCCGCTCGCCTACGCGGCCGCGATCACGAGCCGCATCCGGCTCGCCACGGGCATCCTGATTCTTCCGCAGCGCCATCCGCTCTACGTGGCCAAGGAGACTGCTACGCTCGACGTTCTCTCGCGCGGCCGCGTTATCCTGGGGATCGGCAGCGGCTGGCTCAAGGAGGAGTTCGACGCGCTCGGCCTGGATTTCCATCAGCGCGGCGCGCGCACCGACGAGGCGATCGCGGCGATGCGCGAGTTGTGGCGTGAAAATACCGCCAGTTTTCACGGCAAGCACTTTCATTTTCACGAGCTCAAGAGTTTCCCCAAGCCGGTGCAATCGGGCGGCGTGCCGATCCACGTCGGCGGCCATTCGCCCGCCGCGGCGCGACGCGCGGGCAGGATGGGCGACGGATTTTTTCCGGCGCTCGGCGAGGCCGACAAGCTCACGCCCCTGTTCGAGATCATGCGCGAAGCCGCGCGCAATGCCGGCCGCGACCCGGCGGCGATCGAACTTTCGTGCGCGGCGCGCGCGAACCTCGAAGCGATCAAGCCGCTCAGGGACATCGGAGTTTCGCGCGTCGTGATCTCGCCGCCGGCCTTCGACGCCGACGGTCTCACGCGCGAACTCGACAAGATCGCGAACGAAGTCCTGGCCAGACTCTAG
- a CDS encoding glutathione S-transferase family protein: protein MKLYNMNLSNFASKCRIAIYDKGLNIEIAPIPGNNLKSPEYLKLNPLGKTPALDADGMIVNESEVINEYLEEKFPNPPLLPKTPEGRARVRMLTRFHDLYLEPPLRALFGHLNPKNRDEKIVNERLTEFNQRLDQLEAILPASGFAAGQEFTLADCAIAPTMFFATNMLPGFGAKPALEGRPKLEAWWTHVQTRPSVKKVLAEMGEALAAMMKR from the coding sequence ATGAAGCTCTACAACATGAATCTCTCGAATTTCGCCTCGAAGTGCCGCATCGCGATCTACGACAAGGGGCTGAATATCGAGATTGCGCCGATCCCGGGCAACAACCTCAAATCGCCCGAATACCTCAAGCTCAATCCGCTCGGCAAAACCCCGGCGCTCGACGCGGACGGGATGATCGTGAATGAATCGGAAGTTATCAACGAATACCTCGAGGAGAAATTTCCCAATCCGCCGCTGCTGCCCAAGACGCCCGAGGGCCGCGCGCGCGTACGGATGCTCACGCGCTTTCACGACCTCTACCTGGAACCGCCGCTGCGCGCGCTATTCGGCCATCTCAACCCCAAAAACCGCGACGAAAAAATCGTCAATGAGCGTCTAACCGAGTTCAATCAGCGACTGGACCAGCTCGAGGCGATACTCCCCGCGAGCGGATTCGCCGCCGGACAGGAATTCACTCTGGCCGACTGCGCGATCGCGCCGACGATGTTCTTCGCAACCAACATGCTGCCGGGGTTCGGCGCCAAGCCGGCGCTCGAGGGACGTCCCAAGTTGGAGGCATGGTGGACCCACGTGCAGACCCGGCCGTCGGTCAAAAAGGTTCTGGCCGAGATGGGCGAGGCGCTTGCCGCAATGATGAAGCGCTAG
- a CDS encoding TIGR03620 family F420-dependent LLM class oxidoreductase, with protein MDITKYGIWFFYDGMTAAQSADFARTVEKHGYGALWIPEAVGREPFAHATYMAARTERLVFATGIANIYARDAQTMAAAAKTVGELSNGRFMLGIGVSHKPLVANLRGHSYDKPYSYMREYLPKMKSALYRAPEPKERVPVVIAALHPKMLALCAAEADGTHTYFVPPEHTAKARAAIGPKPLICVEQAVVLDTDAAKARATAREYMKTYVPRLPNYTNALKALGWADKDFEGGCSDRLVDTIVAWGTETQIRDRVEAHLKAGANHVCIQPLSTANPLMPDERAVQALAPR; from the coding sequence ATGGACATCACCAAATACGGCATCTGGTTTTTTTACGACGGGATGACCGCGGCGCAGAGCGCGGACTTCGCGCGCACGGTCGAAAAACACGGCTATGGCGCGCTCTGGATTCCAGAGGCGGTCGGACGTGAGCCCTTCGCGCACGCCACGTACATGGCGGCGCGCACGGAGCGGCTGGTCTTCGCGACCGGCATCGCCAACATCTATGCGCGAGACGCACAGACCATGGCCGCGGCGGCCAAGACCGTGGGCGAGCTTTCCAACGGCCGTTTTATGCTCGGGATCGGAGTCAGCCACAAGCCGCTCGTCGCTAACCTGCGCGGCCATAGCTACGACAAGCCGTACAGCTACATGCGCGAGTACCTGCCCAAGATGAAGAGCGCGCTATATCGTGCGCCCGAGCCCAAGGAGCGGGTGCCCGTGGTGATCGCCGCGCTGCATCCCAAGATGCTCGCGCTATGCGCCGCCGAGGCGGACGGCACTCATACCTATTTCGTACCGCCCGAGCACACCGCTAAGGCGCGCGCCGCAATCGGTCCCAAGCCGCTCATCTGCGTCGAGCAGGCGGTAGTGCTCGACACCGACGCGGCCAAGGCCCGCGCGACCGCTCGCGAGTATATGAAGACCTACGTGCCGCGCCTGCCCAACTACACCAACGCGCTCAAGGCCCTGGGCTGGGCGGACAAGGATTTCGAGGGCGGATGCAGCGACCGGCTGGTCGACACGATCGTCGCCTGGGGCACGGAGACGCAGATTCGCGACCGCGTCGAGGCGCATCTCAAGGCCGGCGCCAATCACGTGTGCATCCAGCCGCTCAGCACGGCGAATCCTCTGATGCCTGACGAACGGGCGGTCCAGGCGCTGGCCCCGCGCTAG
- a CDS encoding cytochrome P450, with amino-acid sequence MSEAEQIYFNPWDEAFRANPYPYYKPLMTGPPRQLNVFLPMALLARYADCVAVLRDHQRFSSVPPRSPFLEERISVFGDAPRVVFSDPPVHTRLRRLVSRAFTPRRIRELEPKIREFTDLLLDRAAGKDVFDVMADLANPLPVMVISHMLGVPHEHYPMFKHWSDTVIESDNTPPGMPLPQKVRDAFAALREYFIAEIEKRRRNPGDDLVSVLVAAHEGSDEALSEAELIAFVVILLLAGNETTTNLIGNGMLALTRNPDQLERLYRSPELMPSAIEEMLRYDGPVQSTMRYIRQDTEIAGTTVTAGSLIFVLLAAANRDPAQFSEPEKFDIARSPNDHLAFGEGIHFCLGAPLARMEGAIAIGALLARYRRMRPAAPEAPLAYKGSFFLRGLASLPLEISL; translated from the coding sequence ATGAGCGAAGCCGAGCAGATCTACTTCAACCCGTGGGACGAGGCGTTCCGCGCCAATCCCTACCCGTACTACAAGCCGCTGATGACGGGGCCGCCGCGGCAGCTGAATGTTTTTTTGCCGATGGCATTGCTAGCGCGCTATGCCGATTGCGTCGCAGTGCTGCGCGACCATCAACGCTTCTCGAGCGTGCCGCCCCGCTCGCCCTTTCTGGAAGAGCGCATCAGCGTCTTCGGCGACGCTCCGCGGGTGGTGTTTTCCGATCCGCCGGTCCATACGCGGCTGCGCCGCCTCGTGAGCCGCGCCTTCACACCCCGGCGCATCCGGGAACTGGAGCCCAAAATCCGCGAGTTCACCGACCTGTTGCTCGACCGCGCCGCCGGCAAGGACGTGTTCGACGTGATGGCCGACCTCGCCAACCCGCTGCCCGTGATGGTCATCTCGCACATGCTGGGCGTGCCGCACGAGCACTACCCGATGTTCAAGCACTGGTCGGACACGGTGATCGAGTCAGACAACACGCCGCCCGGGATGCCATTGCCGCAGAAGGTGCGCGATGCGTTCGCGGCGCTGCGCGAGTACTTCATCGCCGAGATCGAAAAGCGCCGCCGCAATCCGGGCGACGACCTCGTAAGCGTGCTCGTGGCCGCGCACGAAGGCTCCGACGAGGCGCTGAGCGAAGCCGAACTGATCGCGTTCGTGGTCATCCTGCTCCTCGCCGGCAATGAGACCACCACCAATCTGATTGGCAATGGGATGCTGGCGCTGACGCGCAATCCGGACCAACTCGAGCGCCTTTACCGCTCGCCTGAACTGATGCCGTCGGCGATCGAAGAGATGCTGCGTTACGACGGTCCGGTGCAATCGACGATGAGATACATCCGCCAGGACACCGAAATCGCGGGCACCACGGTTACGGCCGGCTCGCTGATTTTCGTCCTGCTCGCGGCCGCGAACCGCGACCCGGCGCAATTCAGCGAGCCCGAAAAATTCGATATCGCGCGCTCCCCGAACGACCATCTGGCTTTCGGCGAGGGGATCCATTTCTGCCTCGGCGCGCCGCTCGCCCGGATGGAAGGGGCGATCGCGATCGGCGCTCTGCTCGCGCGCTACAGGCGAATGCGGCCGGCCGCGCCCGAGGCGCCGCTCGCCTACAAGGGGTCGTTCTTTTTGCGCGGGCTCGCCTCGCTGCCGCTCGAAATAAGCCTGTGA